The following proteins are co-located in the Schistocerca nitens isolate TAMUIC-IGC-003100 chromosome 2, iqSchNite1.1, whole genome shotgun sequence genome:
- the LOC126234692 gene encoding transcriptional adapter 3-B has product MISTKGKQSPKKGSGKLKDSSKSSTKMKPVEVPESPSKEPVLSFPLLKTMDNSRTLPRYSAILSRTEEEGVGMDDLDALQLELEALLSAVVVRSRVLREEIQVLSNAEEKRDKKGKLSINKPPLSPGKKIKLQDRPVKKLKEMPGKIRSEVAQAPLPIKFTKVKHVPSATLSQSPLPLPEHDQQDLSKMEAPKIVLPKNDTPNKFWASVEPYCADITPEDVKLLEELIQEHENDSEYYKIPPLGRHYSLRWSQEDLMEEQEASSNDSKSKSNGNNAEVNNLLKKAEKPGDGTTGSTPASGPLTQRLISALMEENIMVPLSEPFDPKKCRSGENAAPRSGLFRNFAVSGAANFERIVRKELEEQGIFEFDESPDPEDDEILQELKRCQEELKLVNAHNVQQLKRLLRLANEEMVRQDLKRKLQQADNEVLEMYRKVTSAKQKKKPLSKKEQDAVWKALKDRDAILMSLDSL; this is encoded by the coding sequence ATGATATCTACAAAGGGCAAACAAAGTCCCAAAAAGGGTAGTGGTAAACTTAAGGATTCCAGTAAAAGCAGCACGAAGATGAAACCTGTTGAAGTACCCGAGTCACCATCAAAAGAGCCAGTATTATCATTCCCACTCCTTAAAACAATGGATAATAGCAGAACTCTGCCACGTTATTCTGCTATACTCAGTCGTACAGAAGAAGAGGGAGTTGGTATGGATGATCTAGACGCTCTACAACTTGaactggaggcattactttcagctGTTGTTGTACGAAGCAGGGTGTTGAGAGAAGAGATACAAGTCCTTAGTAATGCCGAAGAAAAGAGGGATAAAAAAGGGAAGCTCTCGATTAACAAACCACCTCTTTCACCAGGGAAAAAGATCAAATTGCAAGATAGACCAGTGAAAAAGCTTAAAGAAATGCCTGGTAAAATCAGGAGTGAGGTAGCACAAGCTCCTCTTCCTATTAAATTCACGAAGGTAAAACATGTGCCCAGTGCAACTTTGAGCCAGTCACCCTTACCTCTTCCTGAACATGATCAACAAGACTTGAGCAAAATGGAGGCACCTAAAATTGTGCTTCCAAAAAATGACACACCAAATAAATTTTGGGCATCTGTTGAACCCTATTGTGCTGATATAACTCCAGAAGATGTTAAATTGCTTGAAGAACTAATACAAGAACATGAAAATGATAGTGAATACTATAAAATTCCACCACTTGGACGCCATTATAGCCTGCGCTGGAGTCAAGAAGATTTAATGGAGGAGCAGGAGGCATCCAGTAATGATAGTAAAAGTAAATCAAATGGTAATAATGCAGAGGTTAATAACTTGCTAAAGAAGGCAGAAAAACCTGGTGATGGGACAACAGGTTCAACACCTGCGTCAGGGCCGCTAACACAGCGCCTCATTTCTGCATTGATGGAAGAGAATATTATGGTGCCACTTTCTGAACCTTTTGACCCAAAAAAATGCAGGAGTGGGGAAAATGCAGCACCTCGCTCAGGTCTTTttagaaattttgctgttagtggTGCAGCCAATTTTgaaagaattgttagaaaagagcTTGAAGAACAAGGCATATTTGAATTTGATGAAAGTCCAGATCCAGAGGATGATGAAATTTTACAAGAGTTAAAAAGATGTCAAGAAGAATTAAAGTTAGTAAATGCACATAATGTTCAACAGTTAAAGAGACTTTTAAGACTTGCAAATGAGGAAATGGTTAGGCAGGATCTAAAAAGAAAATTGCAACAAGCAGATAATGAAGTTCTAGAGATGTATCGCAAGGTCACTTCAGCAAAGCAGAAGAAGAAACCACTGTCAAAAAAGGAACAAGATGCAGTATGGAAGGCTCTTAAAGATAGAGATGCAATTTTGATGAGCTTGGACTCTCTGTAG